A single genomic interval of Gossypium raimondii isolate GPD5lz chromosome 11, ASM2569854v1, whole genome shotgun sequence harbors:
- the LOC105802278 gene encoding annexin Gh1 has protein sequence MATLKVPVHVPSPSEDAEQLRKAFEGWGTNEQLIIDILAHRNAAQRNSIRKVYGEAYGEDLLKCLEKELTSDFERAVLLFTLDPAERDAHLANEATKKFTSSNWILMEIACSRSSHELLNVKKAYHARYKKSLEEDVAHHTTGEYRKLLVPLVSAFRYEGEEVNMTLAKSEAKILHDKISDKHYTDEEVIRIVSTRSKAQLNATLNHYNTSFGNAINKDLKADPSDEFLKLLRAVIKCFTTPEQYFEKVLRQAINKLGSDEWALTRVVTTRAEVDMVRIKEAYQRRNSIPLEQAIAKDTSGDYEKFLLALIGAGDA, from the exons ATGGCAACCCTCAAAGTTCCAGTTCACGTTCCTTCTCCTTCTGAGGATGCTGAGCAACTTCGGAAAGCTTTTGAAG GCTGGGGTACGAACGAGCAATTGATTATCGACATATTGGCTCACAGGAATGCAGCACAGCGCAATTCAATTCGGAAAGTTTATGGTGAAGCTTATGGGGAAGATCTTCTCAAGTGTTTGGAGAAGGAACTTACAAGTGATTTCGAG CGGGCTGTGCTGCTTTTTACGTTGGACCCTGCAGAGCGAGATGCTCATCTGGCTAATGAAGCTACAAAGAAGTTCACATCAAGCAATTGGATTCTCATGGAGATAGCTTGCAGTAGGTCTTCGCATGAACTACTCAATGTGAAAAAGGCGTATCATGCTCGTTATAAGAAATCCCTTGAAGAAGATGTTGCTCACCACACTACCGGAGAGTACCGCAAG CTTTTGGTCCCTCTTGTTAGTGCATTCCGATATGAGGGAGAGGAGGTGAACATGACATTGGCAAAATCTGAGGCTAAGATACTTCATGATAAAATCTCGGACAAGCATTATACCGATGAGGAGGTGATTAGGATTGTATCAACAAGGAGTAAGGCACAGCTCAATGCAACTCTCAACCATTACAATACCTCATTCGGCAATGCTATCAACAAG GATTTGAAGGCTGATCCCAGTGATGAATTCCTCAAATTACTAAGAGCTGTGATCAAGTGCTTCACCACCCCAGAGCAATATTTCGAGAAGGTTCTACGTCAAGCCATCAATAAGTTGGGATCCGATGAATGGGCTCTTACCCGAGTCGTCACAACTCGTGCAGAGGTCGACATGGTACGTATTAAGGAGGCATATCAACGAAGAAACAGCATCCCTCTCGAACAAGCAATTGCTAAAGATACTTCGGGTGACTATGAGAAGTTTCTTCTTGCCTTGATCGGAGCTGGAGATGCATGA
- the LOC105802277 gene encoding UDP-N-acetylglucosamine transporter ROCK1, translating to MVATKPNASTPITGKMSPRIWFYSILLSLQYGAQPLISKRFTRREVIVTSSVLICEIAKVLCAIILMAKDGSIKRLAKEWTLMGSLTASGLPAAIYALQNSLLQISYRNLDSLTFSMLNQTKIFFTALFTYIILRQRQSIQQTGALFLLIMAAVLLSIGEGSSKASSTGDPEQILFYGIVPVLVASVLSGLASALCQWASQVKKHSSYLMTVEMSIVGSLCLLASTSKSPDGESIRRHGFFYGWTPLTLIPVVANAVGGILVGLVTSLAGGVRKGFVIVSALLVTAMLQFLFEGKPPSVYCLVALPLVISSISIYQKYPYKVKKKEA from the exons ATGGTGGCGACAAAGCCCAACGCTTCTACTCCTATTACAGGCAAAATGAGTCCGCGCATTTGGTTTTACTCCATTTTGCTCAGTCTTCAATACGGAGCGCAGCCACTTATCTCCAAGCGCTTCACCAG aCGGGAAGTAATTGTAACGTCGTCAGTCTTGATATGTGAAATAGCAAAG GTTTTATGTGCTATAATTCTCATGGCGAAAGATGGTAGCATAAAGAGACTGGCGAAGGAATGGACTTTGATGGGTTCACTTACTGCATCGGGTCTTCCTGCTGCAATTTATGCACTTCAAAATAGCTTGTTGCAAATATCTTACAGGAACCTGGATTCGCTTACTTTCTCAATGCTGAACcagacaaaaatatttttcactgCCTTATTTACATATATCATACTGAG GCAAAGGCAGTCAATTCAACAAACTGGGGCTCTGTTTTTGTTGATCATGGCAGCTGTTCTTCTAAGTATCGGTGAAGGTTCTAGCAAAGCTTCTAGCACTGGTGATCCTGAGCAAATTCTATTTTACGGAATAGTACCTGTTTTAGTTGCTTCTGTACTTTCTGGTCTGGCTTCTGCATTATGTCAATGGGCTTCTCAG GTCAAGAAGCACTCATCATACTTGATGACTGTAGAAATGTCTATTGTTGGAAGTTTGTGCTTACTGGCTAGTACCTCTAAGTCTCCAGATGGAGAATCTATCAGACGCCATGGATTCTTTTATGGTTGGACTCCACTAACTTTG ATTCCGGTTGTAGCCAATGCTGTCGGTGGGATTCTTGTTGGCCTTGTCACCAGCCTTGCAGGTGGCGTGAGAAAG GGGTTTGTCATTGTTTCAGCACTTCTTGTAACAGCGATGCTGCAGTTCCTGTTTGAAGGAAAACCTCCATCAGTATATTGTCTCGTGGCTCTTCCACTTGTCATTAGTAGCATTTCAATATACCAGAAATATCCGTACAAAGTCAAAAAGAAGGAAGCCTAA